The nucleotide sequence CTCTGACCGCCCTTACCCCGAAGAGTGAAGGGCATGAAGAGATCCTTGAGTCAGCGGAGGTGGGCGGGTTTGTAAAGGCCAGGGACAGTGACTATGACGAAGTCAGAAAAATCCTACTGCTAGTCCGTTAGCACCTATGAAATCTCTCAAGGCCAAGATTAGCATCCCTGTTGTCTGCCTTGTTGTTGGCGCCCAGTTTACCACTGGTCTGTTTATCGTTTCCCGGGTGCAGGAGGCGATGTACCATGAAAATCACAATCTAGGCATGGCGTTGACCAGTGATCTGGCCCATGTCTGCACCAGCTCGCTAATCAGCAAGGATTTGTTCGAACTCCGCACCTATATCCGCTCCACCATGACCCAGGAGTATGTGACCCAGGCCATGGTTGTTGATAATGATTGCCGCATCATCATGCACAACAACTTGGCGATGGTCGGCGAAACATATAAGGGGACCTGCGCTCAGCCGGGGCAGCCACAGTTTAGCGAACACAATATTAACCAGGCCGGTGAAACTGAGATGGATATTCTGGTGCCAATCGAGGTTGGCGGCACGCAGCTTGGCAGCGCGATCCTCAGTTACTCGCACTCCGGCATCAAAAAGGAAATTACTACCATTACCCGGGATATCCTCCTGGTTGTCATCATCGCTTCAGGAGTTGCCACCCTTTTCGCAATCCTGTTGGCTGAATATATTGTTCGCCCTATCAGACACCTTTGTCAAGTCGCCGAGGAGCTGGGCCGCGGTGTCTTTGACTTCAAAAAAATGGACGAGGAGTACAGCGACGAGATTGGCGACCTCAAAAGATCCTTTTACGATATGGCCGGCAAGCTGGAGAAAGAGGTTTGTTATGACACTCTGACCAGCCTGAACACACGTAACGTCTTTCAAATTCGCCTGACCGAGGAGTGCTTCCACTGCCTACGCCACAACTGCTCCTTTGCTGTACTGATGCTCGATGTCGATCATTTTAAAAAGGTGAACGACACCCATGGCCATAGAGTTGGCGATGAGGTCTTGCAGCACATTGCCGCAACTTTGAAAGGACAGACCAGGGGCTGTGACTGCCCGGCCCGTTATGGCGGAGAAGAATTTATCGTGTTGCTGCCGGAAACGAACCGCCTTGGGGCTTTGTACACCGCCGAAAAAATCCGCCAGACAGTCGAATCTGAATCATTTCTGCTGCCGGATGGCAGCAAGATCCCACTCACCATCAGCATCGGCATCGCAATGTTCCCGGATGACAGCACCAATTACTCAGGACTCATCGAACTGGCCGATCAGGCCATGTATGAAGCAAAGAAAAGGGGCAGAAACTCCGTGGTCCAGGCAAGTTTACTCAAAAAAATCAGTGAGGAAAGTCTGGGGTCGGTCAAAATAACTAGCCGATTAGATGAGAAAAAGACACCAGAAAGAGGGGGTGTTTCGCCTTAGATGTCTGATAGCAAGGATCAAATGGTCTATTATAGTGGGGCGGGGTCGGACCGAATTAACATGCTTATTTAATTGAAATAAAGTTGACATTCGCTATGTTTTCTAGCCTTAGAAGGGTATTTTTGAATAACAAAGAAAGGCAAAGAAACGGGGACAGATTTATTTTTGAATAAAAAATGCGGGGATAAATAAATCTGTCCCCGTTTCGTCCCCGTTTCGTTGCAATTTTGCGAAGGTGAACCCACAATTTTGATACTATCATCTTGAAATTGTAGAACATTGCAAGCAACGAGTCTGGTCGCATAACAAATGTGTCTTCCTTTAAATGTTTGAAATAATGTAATAATTTTTCTTGGCATTTTGGCTGTCTGAAGCAATAACTTTGGCACAAAAACATAGGCAGACTTTTGCTATAGACTCGTTCGGCGGAAAAGGTCTGCTGAACACAACCAAAATAAAAGGAGGAGGGTATGAAGAAAAGACTGTTAACTGCATTGGCAA is from Desulfobulbaceae bacterium and encodes:
- a CDS encoding diguanylate cyclase; amino-acid sequence: MKSLKAKISIPVVCLVVGAQFTTGLFIVSRVQEAMYHENHNLGMALTSDLAHVCTSSLISKDLFELRTYIRSTMTQEYVTQAMVVDNDCRIIMHNNLAMVGETYKGTCAQPGQPQFSEHNINQAGETEMDILVPIEVGGTQLGSAILSYSHSGIKKEITTITRDILLVVIIASGVATLFAILLAEYIVRPIRHLCQVAEELGRGVFDFKKMDEEYSDEIGDLKRSFYDMAGKLEKEVCYDTLTSLNTRNVFQIRLTEECFHCLRHNCSFAVLMLDVDHFKKVNDTHGHRVGDEVLQHIAATLKGQTRGCDCPARYGGEEFIVLLPETNRLGALYTAEKIRQTVESESFLLPDGSKIPLTISIGIAMFPDDSTNYSGLIELADQAMYEAKKRGRNSVVQASLLKKISEESLGSVKITSRLDEKKTPERGGVSP